The Deinococcus carri genomic sequence AGGGCAGATGTTCCCCTCCCCGAAAAAGCTCAGGCCTGGGCGCTGCCCAGCGTGAGGGGAATGCTCGGCCCCATCGTGCTGGTCAGGTAGGCGCTGCGCAGGTACACGCCCTTGGCGCTGCCGGGCTTGGCCGCTTCCAGGGCCGAGACGAGCGCCTGGTAGTTCGCGCTGAGGTTGGCCGGATCGAAGCTGGCCTTCCCGATGGGGGCGTGAACCACGCCGGTCTTGTCGTTGCGGAACTCGATGCGGCCGGCCTTGAGGCCACGCACCATACCCGCCACATCGGGACCGACGGTGCCGCTCTTGGGGTTGGGCAGCAGGCCACGCGGCCCGAGCAGGCGCGCGAGCTTCTGGCCGACCTGGGCCATCATGTCGGGGGTGGCGACCACGG encodes the following:
- the rplA gene encoding 50S ribosomal protein L1, which codes for MPKHGKRYRALVEKVDRNKQYTIDEAAALVKDIATAKFDETVEVHFRLGIDPRKSDQNVRGTVALPHGTGRTVRVAVITKGDNVAAAEAAGADVVGSDELIERIAGGFMDFDAVVATPDMMAQVGQKLARLLGPRGLLPNPKSGTVGPDVAGMVRGLKAGRIEFRNDKTGVVHAPIGKASFDPANLSANYQALVSALEAAKPGSAKGVYLRSAYLTSTMGPSIPLTLGSAQA